One segment of Apus apus isolate bApuApu2 chromosome 1, bApuApu2.pri.cur, whole genome shotgun sequence DNA contains the following:
- the CAND1 gene encoding cullin-associated NEDD8-dissociated protein 1, which produces MASASYHISNLLEKMTSSDKDFRFMATNDLMTELQKDSIKLDDDSERKVVKMILKLLEDKNGEVQNLAVKCLGPLVSKVKEYQVETIVDTLCTNMLSDKEQLRDISSIGLKTVIGELPPASSGSALAANVCKKITGRLTSAIAKQEDVSVQLEALDIMADMLSRQGGLLVNFHPSILTCLLPQLTSPRLAVRKRTIIALGHLVMSCGNMVFVDLIEHLLTELSKNDSMSTTRTYIQCIAAISRQAGHRIGEYLEKIIPLVVKFCNVDDDELREYCIQAFESFVRRCPKEVYPHVSTIINICLKYLTYDPNYNYDDEDEDENAMDADGGDDDDQGSDDEYSDDDDMSWKVRRAAAKCLDAVVSTRHEMLPEFYKTVSPALIARFKEREENVKADVFHAYLSLLKQTRPVQSWLCDPDAMEQGETPLTMLQSQVPNIVKALHKQMKEKSVKTRQCCFNMLTELVNVLPGALTQHVPVLVPGIIFSLNDKSSSSNLKIDALSCLYVILCNHSPQVFHPHVQALVPPVVACVGDPFYKITSEALLVTQQLVKVIRPLDQPSSFDATPYIKDLFTCTIKRLKAADIDQEVKERAISCMGQIICSLGDSLGTDLPSTLQIFLERLKNEITRLTTVKAMTLIAGSPLKIDLRPILGEGVPILASFLRKNQRALKLGTLSALDILIKNYSDSLTAAMIDAVLDELPPLISESDMHVSQMAISFLTTLAKVYPSSLTKISGSILNELIGLVRSPLLQGGALSAMLEFFQALVVTGTNNLGYMDLLRMLTGPVYSQSTALTHKQSYYSIAKCVAALTRACPKEGPAVVGQFIQDVKNSRSTDSIRLLALLSLGEVGHHIDLSGQIELKSVILEAFSSPSEEVKSAASYALGSISVGNLPEYLPFVLQEITSQPKRQYLLLHSLKEIISSASVIGLKPYVENIWALLLKHCECAEEGTRNVVAECLGKLTLIDPETLLPRLKGYLASGSSYARSSVVTAVKFTISDHPQPIDPLLKNCIGDFLKTLEDPDLNVRRVALVTFNSAAHNKPSLIRDLLDTVLPHLYNETKVRKELIREVEMGPFKHTVDDGLDIRKAAFECMYTLLDSCLDRLDIFEFLNHVEDGLKDHYDIKMLTFLMLVRLSTLCPSAVLQRLDRLVEPLRATCTTKVKANSVKQEFEKQDELKRSAMRAVAALLTIPEAEKSPLMSEFQSQISSNPELAAIFESIQKDSSSTNLESMDTS; this is translated from the exons ATGGCGAGCGCCTCGTACCACATCTCCAACCTGCTGGAGAAAATGACATCCAGCGACAAGGACTTCAG GTTTATGGCTACTAATGACTTGATGACAGAACTACAAAAAGATTCTATCAAGCTGGATGATGACAGTGAAAGAAAGGTAGTGAAGATGATTTTGAAGTTACTGGAAGATAAAAACGGTGAGGTGCAAAACTTAGCTGTGAAATG CCTTGGCCCTTTGGTGAGTAAAGTGAAGGAGTATCAAGTGGAGACCATTGTAGATACCCTCTGTACAAACATGCTTTCAGATAAAGAGCAGTTACGTGATATTTCAAGCATTGGCCTTAAAACTGTGATTGGAGAACTCCCCCCAGCTTCCAGTG GTTCTGCATTAGCAGCTAATGTTTGCAAAAAGATCACAGGGCGTCTCACTAGTGCTATAGCCAAGCAGGAAGATGTGTCTGTTCAACTGGAGGCACTGGATATCATGGCTGATATGCTTAGCAG GCAAGGAGGACTGCTTGTTAACTTCCATCCTTCAATTCTGACCTGTCTGCTCCCCCAGCTGACTAGCCCCAGACTTGCTGTGAGGAAAAGAACCATCATTGCTCTTGGTCACCTGGTTATGAGTTGTGGCAATATGGTTTTTGTTGACCTCATTGAACATCTGTTGACAGAGCTGTCTAAAAACGATTCCATGTCAACAACTAGGACCTATATACAGTGTATTGCTGCTATCAGTAGGCAAGCAGGTCATAGAATAg gAGAGTATcttgagaaaataattcctttggTTGTAAAGTTTTGTAATGTAGATGATGATGAACTACGAGAGTATTGCATTCAAGCCTTTGAATCCTTTGTTAGGAG ATGTCCTAAAGAAGTTTATCCTCATGTATCTACTATTATAAACATTTGTCTTAAGTATCTTACCTATGATCCTAATTATAATTATGATGATGAAGATGAAGATGAAAATGCTATGGATGctgatggtggtgatgatgatgatcaAG ggaGTGATGATGAATATAGTGATGATGATGACATGAGCTGGAAAGTGAGGCGTGCAGCTGCTAAATGTCTGGATGCTGTGGTTAGCACACGACATGAAATGCTTCCAGAATTCTACAAGACTGTATCTCCTGCTTTAATAGCCAGATTCAAAGAACGTGAAGAGAATGTTAAAGCAGATGTTTTTCATGCgtatctttctcttttaaaacaaactcGACCGGTGCAAAGTTGGCTTTGTGATCCTGATGCAATGGAACAAGGAGAAACACCTTTGACGATGCTTCAGAGTCAG GTCCCAAACATAGTTAAAGCCTTGCACAAACAGATGAAGGAGAAAAGTGTGAAGACTCGTCAGTGTTGCTTTAACATGTTGACTGAGCTAGTAAATGTATTACCTGGAGCCCTAACACAACATGTTCCTGTACTTGTACCAG gaataattttttcactgaatgACAAATCAAGTTCTTCTAATCTGAAGATAGATGCTTTGTCCTGTTTGTATGTGATCCTCTGCAATCATTCTCCCCAGGTCTTTCATCCTCATGTTCAAGCATTGGTACCTCCAGTTGTAGCTTGTGTTGGAGACCCATTTTACAAAATAACATCAGAAGCGCTTTTGGTTACCCAACAACTTGTGAAAGTAATTCGGCCTTTAGACCAGCCTTCTTCCTTTGATGCTACTCCTTACATCAAAGATTTGTTTACTTGTACAATCAAGAGATTAAAGGCTGCTGACATTGATCAGGAGGTGAAAGAAAGGGCAATATCTTGCATGGGTCAAATAATTTGTAGTCTTGGTGACAGCCTAGGCACAGACTTGCCCAGCACACTTCAGATCTTCCTAGAGAGACTGAAGAATGAGATCACTCGGTTAACTACAGTGAAGGCCATGACATTGATTGCTGGTTCTCCTTTGAAGATAGATTTGAGACCAATCCTTGGGGAAGGAGTTCCtattcttgcttcttttttgagAAAGAACCAGCGAGCTTTGAAACTGGGCACTCTTTCTGCTCTagatattttaattaagaattaCAGTGATAGCTTGACAGCAGCCATGATCGATGCTGTCCTGGATGAACTTCCGCCTCTGATTAGTGAAAGTGATATGCATGTATCTCAGATGGCCATCAGTTTTCTGACAACGCTGGCTAAAGTATATCCTTCCTCCCTGACAAAGATTAGTGGGTCCATTCTCAATGAACTTATTGGGCTGGTGAGGTCGCCTCTACTTCAGGGTGGAGCGCTTAGTGCCATGCTAGAATTTTTCCAAGCTTTGGTTGTGACTGGTACAAATAATTTAGGCTATATGGATTTACTGCGCATGTTAACGGGTCCAGTGTACTCACAGAGCACAGCACTTACTCACAAGCAGTCTTACTATTCCATTGCCAAATGTGTTGCTGCCCTTACTCGGGCCTGCCCTAAGGAAGGACCAGCTGTTGTCGGTCAGTTCATTCAAGATGTCAAGAACTCAAGGTCCACGGATTCCATTCGGcttttggctttgctttctcttgggGAAGTTGGGCATCATATCGACTTGAGTGGACAAATTGAGCTGAAGTCGGTGATACTAGAAGCGTTCTCTTCTCCTAGTGAGGAAGTCAAATCGGCGGCATCTTACGCTTTGGGCAGTATTAGTGTTGGCAATCTTCCTGAGTATCTGCCATTTGTCTTACAAGAAATAACCAGCCAACCTAAGAGGCAATACCTTCTTCTTCATTCcttgaaagaaataattagcTCTGCATCAGTGATTGGTCTGAAACCGTATGTTGAGAACATCTGGGCCTTACTCCTGAAACACTGCGAATGTGCAGAAGAGGGTACAAGGAATGTTGTTGCTGAATGCTTGGGCAAACTTACCTTAATAGACCCAGAGACGCTGCTTCCACGCCTCAAGGGGTACTTGGCATCAG GGTCCTCATATGCTCGAAGTTCCGTGGTTACTGCTGTCAAGTTTACTATTTCTGATCATCCACAACCCATAGACCCACTGCTGAAGAACTGCATAG GTGATTTCCTGAAAACATTGGAGGACCCAGATCTCAATGTCAGGAGAGTAGCCCTAGTGACATTTAACTCAGCTGCACACAATAAACCATCATTAATAAGGGACCTCTTAGATACTGTGCTTCCTCATCTTTACAATGAAACAAAAGTCAGAAAGGAATTAATCAGAGAG GTGGAGATGGGACCATTTAAACATACAGTTGATGATGGGCTGGACATaaggaaagcagcttttgagTGCATGTATACTCTTTTGGATAGCTGTTTGGATAGACTAGATATCTTTGAATTCTTAAATCATGTTGAAGATGGCCTGAAGGATCACTATGATATTAAG ATGCTAACCTTTTTAATGTTGGTGAGATTGTCTACCCTTTGTCCAAGTGCTGTGCTACAGAGGCTGGATAGGCTGGTTGAACCCTTGCGTGCCACATGTACAACTAAG